Proteins encoded in a region of the Elaeis guineensis isolate ETL-2024a chromosome 7, EG11, whole genome shotgun sequence genome:
- the LOC105032491 gene encoding uncharacterized protein At5g19025 isoform X4, which translates to MIRPFSPLTAMPSSSSAPSPKPKRNPNPNSNSPNPNSGSLPPCKHSPAATLDLLILLLVLFSCAFLIISSLAHLVRTLSTVLPPLLRPLAASFHDAPLPYLAAIIVLLLIGATVAAAELSGAARPWDWPFWPRRRCGNPRCRGLRKALEFDVQLQTEDALRSPPDAAAASMWKEIDGLPWKGGQQGNNPDYECLRAELRRMAPPNGRAVLLFRSRCGCPVAKLEGWGPKRSRRQKNKESGR; encoded by the coding sequence ATGATCCGCCCCTTCTCCCCCCTCACCGCCATGCCGTCCTCCTCCTCCGCCCCTTCCCCTAAGCCAAAGcgaaaccctaatcctaactcTAATTCTCCAAACCCTAATTCCGGCTCCCTTCCGCCGTGCAAGCACTCGCCGGCGGCCACCCTCGACCTCCTCATACTCCTCCTTGTCCTCTTCTCTTGCGCCTTTCTCATCATCTCTTCGCTCGCCCACCTCGTCCGCACCCTCTCCACCGTCCTCCCCCCACTCCTCCGCCCCCTCGCCGCCTCCTTCCACGATGCCCCCCTCCCCTACCTTGCCGCCATCATCGTTCTTCTCCTCATCGGCGCCACCGTCGCTGCGGCCGAGCTCTCCGGCGCCGCCCGGCCCTGGGATTGGCCCTTCTGGCCCCGCCGCCGCTGCGGCAATCCCCGCTGCCGTGGCCTCCGCAAGGCCCTGGAGTTCGACGTCCAGCTCCAGACCGAGGATGCCCTCCGCTCCCCACCTGACGCCGCCGCAGCCTCCATGTGGAAGGAGATCGACGGCCTCCCCTGGAAGGGAGGCCAGCAGGGGAACAACCCCGACTACGAGTGCCTCCGCGCCGAGCTCCGCCGGATGGCGCCCCCCAACGGCCGAGCTGTGCTGCTCTTCCGCTCGCGATGCGGGTGCCCTGTCGCCAAGCTTGAGGGTTGGGGCCCCAAGCGGAGCCGCCGCCAGAAAAA
- the LOC105032491 gene encoding uncharacterized protein At5g19025 isoform X2, with product MIRPFSPLTAMPSSSSAPSPKPKRNPNPNSNSPNPNSGSLPPCKHSPAATLDLLILLLVLFSCAFLIISSLAHLVRTLSTVLPPLLRPLAASFHDAPLPYLAAIIVLLLIGATVAAAELSGAARPWDWPFWPRRRCGNPRCRGLRKALEFDVQLQTEDALRSPPDAAAASMWKEIDGLPWKGGQQGNNPDYECLRAELRRMAPPNGRAVLLFRSRCGCPVAKLEGWGPKRSRRQKNVFGTGAALDHSLY from the coding sequence ATGATCCGCCCCTTCTCCCCCCTCACCGCCATGCCGTCCTCCTCCTCCGCCCCTTCCCCTAAGCCAAAGcgaaaccctaatcctaactcTAATTCTCCAAACCCTAATTCCGGCTCCCTTCCGCCGTGCAAGCACTCGCCGGCGGCCACCCTCGACCTCCTCATACTCCTCCTTGTCCTCTTCTCTTGCGCCTTTCTCATCATCTCTTCGCTCGCCCACCTCGTCCGCACCCTCTCCACCGTCCTCCCCCCACTCCTCCGCCCCCTCGCCGCCTCCTTCCACGATGCCCCCCTCCCCTACCTTGCCGCCATCATCGTTCTTCTCCTCATCGGCGCCACCGTCGCTGCGGCCGAGCTCTCCGGCGCCGCCCGGCCCTGGGATTGGCCCTTCTGGCCCCGCCGCCGCTGCGGCAATCCCCGCTGCCGTGGCCTCCGCAAGGCCCTGGAGTTCGACGTCCAGCTCCAGACCGAGGATGCCCTCCGCTCCCCACCTGACGCCGCCGCAGCCTCCATGTGGAAGGAGATCGACGGCCTCCCCTGGAAGGGAGGCCAGCAGGGGAACAACCCCGACTACGAGTGCCTCCGCGCCGAGCTCCGCCGGATGGCGCCCCCCAACGGCCGAGCTGTGCTGCTCTTCCGCTCGCGATGCGGGTGCCCTGTCGCCAAGCTTGAGGGTTGGGGCCCCAAGCGGAGCCGCCGCCAGAAAAA
- the LOC105032491 gene encoding uncharacterized protein At5g19025 isoform X3 gives MIRPFSPLTAMPSSSSAPSPKPKRNPNPNSNSPNPNSGSLPPCKHSPAATLDLLILLLVLFSCAFLIISSLAHLVRTLSTVLPPLLRPLAASFHDAPLPYLAAIIVLLLIGATVAAAELSGAARPWDWPFWPRRRCGNPRCRGLRKALEFDVQLQTEDALRSPPDAAAASMWKEIDGLPWKGGQQGNNPDYECLRAELRRMAPPNGRAVLLFRSRCGCPVAKLEGWGPKRSRRQKKGMANLALEGGR, from the coding sequence ATGATCCGCCCCTTCTCCCCCCTCACCGCCATGCCGTCCTCCTCCTCCGCCCCTTCCCCTAAGCCAAAGcgaaaccctaatcctaactcTAATTCTCCAAACCCTAATTCCGGCTCCCTTCCGCCGTGCAAGCACTCGCCGGCGGCCACCCTCGACCTCCTCATACTCCTCCTTGTCCTCTTCTCTTGCGCCTTTCTCATCATCTCTTCGCTCGCCCACCTCGTCCGCACCCTCTCCACCGTCCTCCCCCCACTCCTCCGCCCCCTCGCCGCCTCCTTCCACGATGCCCCCCTCCCCTACCTTGCCGCCATCATCGTTCTTCTCCTCATCGGCGCCACCGTCGCTGCGGCCGAGCTCTCCGGCGCCGCCCGGCCCTGGGATTGGCCCTTCTGGCCCCGCCGCCGCTGCGGCAATCCCCGCTGCCGTGGCCTCCGCAAGGCCCTGGAGTTCGACGTCCAGCTCCAGACCGAGGATGCCCTCCGCTCCCCACCTGACGCCGCCGCAGCCTCCATGTGGAAGGAGATCGACGGCCTCCCCTGGAAGGGAGGCCAGCAGGGGAACAACCCCGACTACGAGTGCCTCCGCGCCGAGCTCCGCCGGATGGCGCCCCCCAACGGCCGAGCTGTGCTGCTCTTCCGCTCGCGATGCGGGTGCCCTGTCGCCAAGCTTGAGGGTTGGGGCCCCAAGCGGAGCCGCCGCCAGAAAAA